In the Populus trichocarpa isolate Nisqually-1 chromosome 1, P.trichocarpa_v4.1, whole genome shotgun sequence genome, one interval contains:
- the LOC7463863 gene encoding beta-amyrin 16-alpha-hydroxylase CYP87D16 isoform X2 encodes MWAIGFLVVALAVVYYTHLISKWRNPKIDGVLPPGSMGWPLIGETLQFIIPGRSIDLHPFVKKRMHKYGPIFKTSLLGKPTVISTDNEVNKYILQHEGTLVELWYLDSFAKFFALEGENRVSAIGEVHRYTRSITLNHFGIESLRESLLPKIENMINTNLAKWATQGPVDMKQAIAVMVFNFTAKEIVFGYDAENSKEKLSENYTRLADSFLSLPLKIPGTIFHKCMQDHKKMMKILKDTLIERLNDPSKRRGDFLDQAIDDLETKKFLTVDFIPQLIFGILFASYESISSTLTLAIKFLSENPQVVEKLTAEHETILKNRENPNSSLAWEEYRSLTYTQMVVNETLRISNLPPGIIRRALKDFQVKGYTIPSGWTVLLATPAIQLNPETFKDPLTFDPCRWKDLDQVTISKNFIPFGGGTRHCAGAEFSKLIMSTFLHVY; translated from the exons ATGTGGGCAATTGGGTTTCTTGTTGTAGCATTGGCGGTGGTATACTACACACATTTGATTAGCAAATGGAGAAATCCTAAAATTGATGGAGTTCTTCCTCCAGGCTCCATGGGCTGGCCCCTCATTGGAGAAACTCTTCAGTTCATTATTCCTGGAAGATCTATTGATCTTCATCCATTCGTCAAGAAAAGGATGCACAA GTATGGACCGATCTTTAAAACCAGTTTGCTTGGTAAACCTACCGTAATATCCACTGACAATGAAGTGAACAAGTACATCTTGCAACATGAAGGAACTTTGGTTGAGCTATGGTATTTGGATTCCTTTGCCAAGTTTTTCGCACTTGAGGGTGAAAACAGAGTGAGCGCTATCGGTGAAGTTCATAGATACACGAGAAGCATAACGCTGAACCACTTTGGTATTGAGAGCCTCAGGGAATCATTGCTtcctaaaattgaaaatatgatTAACACCAACCTAGCAAAGTGGGCTACTCAGGGACCTGTTGATATGAAACAAGCTATTGCTGTT atggttttcaattttacagCAAAAGAAATAGTATTTGGCTACGATGCTGAAAACTCAAAAGAGAAGCTAAGTGAGAATTACACAAGGCTTGCGGACAGTTTCTTATCCTTGCCCTTGAAAATCCCCGGTACTATCTTCCACAAGTGCATGCAG GACCataagaagatgatgaagatttTGAAGGATACACTGATTGAGAGACTGAACGACCCCTCAAAGCGTCGGGGagattttcttgatcaagccaTTGATGATCTGGAGACAAAGAAATTCCTGACCGTAGATTTCATCCCCCAGCTCATTTTCGGGATATTATTTGCCAGCTACGAATCTATATCATCAACCCTAACTCTTGCAATCAAGTTTCTCTCGGAGAACCCTCAAGTAGTTGAGAAATTAACC GCTGAGCATGAGACTATTCTGAAGAACAGAGAAAATCCAAACTCGAGCCTTGCATGGGAGGAGTACCGATCATTGACTTATACACAGATG GTTGTCAATGAAACGCTTAGAATTTCGAACCTTCCACCTGGTATAATCCGAAGAGCATTGAAAGATTTTCAAGTCAAAG GATACACTATTCCATCTGGCTGGACAGTACTGCTTGCTACCCCTGCTATCCAGCTGAATCCTGAAACATTCAAGGATCCGCTAACATTCGACCCATGCCGCTGGAAG GATCTTGATCAAGTAACTATTTCCAAGAATTTCATCCCATTCGGTGGCGGCACAAGACACTGTGCCGGGGCGGAGTTCAGCAAGCTGATCATGTCTACTTTTCTGCAT GTTTACTAA
- the LOC7463864 gene encoding cucurbitadienol 11-hydroxylase: MLEIVLVLVALFVIYYTHLLIKWKYPKINGVPVQLPPGSMGFPVIGETIQLLIPSYNSIDIHPFIRKRIQRYGPIFRTNLVGRPIIVSADAEVNKYIFSQEGNLVEMWYLDSFAKLFAFEGESKVTAIGRVHRYLRGITLNHFGGESLREKMLPQIDASINDNLRQWSAQGAVEVKSAISRMIFNFTAKVAFGYDLENSKGEKIENLPNFIKSLMSFPLNIPGTTFHKCMKDKEKMSNMVRHIIKERFNSPDKRPGDFLDQALNDMASEKFLTEDFIAELSFGILFAAFESVSTTLTLAIKFLAENPLVLEELTAENEAVLKQRENPDSQLTWEEYKTMAFTQSVVNETLRLMNIPPGLLRKALKDINIKGYTIPAGWTIMLVTPIVHLNPETYKDPLKFNPWRWKDLDQVTLSKSFMPFGGGTRQCAGAEFSKVYMAAFLHVLVTKYRWSKVKGGRITRSPILLFPDGVHVKITSKRD; encoded by the exons ATGTTGGAGATTGTGCTGGTCCTTGTAGCGTTGTTTGTCATATATTACACTCATTTGCTTATCAAATGGAAATACCCAAAAATTAATGGAGTTCCAGTTCAGCTCCCTCCTGGTTCTATGGGTTTCCCTGTCATTGGAGAGACCATCCAGTTGCTTATTCCAAGCTATAACTCTATAGATATTCACCCATTCATCAGAAAACGAATCCAAAG GTATGGGCCCATTTTTCGAACAAATCTGGTTGGAAGACCGATCATAGTCTCAGCAGACGCTGAAGTCAACAAGTACATCTTTTCTCAGGAAGGGAATCTAGTGGAGATGTGGTATTTGGATTCATTCGCCAAGTTGTTTGCTTTCGAGGGCGAGTCCAAGGTTACTGCGATTGGTCGTGTCCACAGATACTTGCGAGGCATTACCTTGAACCATTTTGGCGGCGAGAGCCTCAGGGAAAAGATGCTTCCTCAAATTGATGCCTCCATAAACGATAACCTGCGCCAATGGTCCGCTCAGGGAGCCGTTGAAGTTAAATCAGCTATTTCACGG ATGATTTTCAACTTCACCGCGAAGGTTGCATTTGGGTATGATCTCGAAAACTCGAAGGGGGAGAAAATTGAAAACTTGCCCAATTTCATTAAAAGTCTCATGTCCTTTCCCTTGAACATTCCTGGCACTACATTCCACAAGTGCATGAAG GACAAAGAGAAGATGTCAAACATGGTGAGGCACATAATAAAGGAGAGATTTAATTCTCCGGATAAACGTCCAGGagattttcttgatcaagctctTAATGATATGGCATCAGAGAAGTTCTTGACAGAGGATTTTATTGCTGAACTCTCTTTTGGGATTTTGTTTGCTGCCTTTGAATCTGTGTCCACAACACTGACGTTAGCTATCAAGTTTCTTGCGGAAAACCCTCTCGTGTTGGAAGAGTTGACG GCCGAAAATGAGGCAGTTctaaagcaaagagaaaatccTGACTCCCAGCTCACATGGGAAGAATACAAAACGATGGCTTTTACGCAGAGC GTCGTTAACGAAACGCTTAGATTGATGAATATTCCACCTGGTTTATTGCGAAAGGCTCTGAAAGACATTAATATCAAGG GATACACAATTCCGGCTGGGTGGACTATAATGCTTGTTACTCCTATTGTTCACTTAAATCCTGAAACATACAAGGATCCATTAAAGTTCAATCCATGGCGCTGGAAG GACCTCGACCAGGTTACTCTTTCCAAGTCTTTCATGCCATTCGGTGGAGGTACAAGACAGTGTGCCGGGGCAGAATTCAGTAAGGTGTACATGGCGGCCTTTCTCCATGTACTGGTGACCAAATACAG ATGGTCAAAGGTCAAAGGAGGACGCATCACCCGAAGTCCCATTTTACTATTTCCAGATGGTGTCCATGTTAAGATTACATCAAAACGTGATTGA
- the LOC7463862 gene encoding cucurbitadienol 11-hydroxylase: protein MLAIGLVVVALVVIYYTHMIFKWRSPKIEGVLPPGSMGWPLIGETLQFIIPGKSLDLHPFVKKRMQKYGPIFKTSLVGRPIIVSTDYEMNKYILQHEGTLVELWYLDSFAKFFALEGETRVNAIGTVHKYLRSITLNHFGVESLKESLLPKIEDMLHTNLAKWASQGPVDVKQVISVMVFNFTANKIFGYDAENSKEKLSENYTKILNSFISLPLNIPGTSFHKCMQDREKMLKLLKDTLMERLNDPSKRRGDFLDQAIDDMKTEKFLTEDFIPQLMFGILFASFESMSTTLTLTFKFLTENPRVVEELRAEHEAIVKKRENPNSRLTWEEYRSMTFTQMVVNETLRISNIPPGLFRKALKDFQVKGYTVPAGWTVMLVTPATQLNPDTFKDPVTFNPWRWQELDQVTISKNFMPFGGGTRQCAGAEYSKLVLSTFLHILVTNYSFTKIRGGDVSRTPIISFGDGIHIKFTARA from the exons ATGTTGGCAATTGGATTGGTTGTTGTAGCCTTGGTGGTGATATACTATACTCATATGATTTTCAAATGGAGAAGCCCAAAAATTGAAGGAGTTCTCCCTCCAGGTTCCATGGGCTGGCCCCTCATTGGAGAAACTCTCCAGTTCATCATTCCTGGAAAATCTCTAGACCTTCATCCATTCGTCAAGAAAAGGATGCAAAA GTATGGACCGATCTTTAAAACCAGCTTGGTTGGAAGGCCAATCATTGTGTCCACTGACTATGAAATGAACAAGTACATCTTGCAACACGAAGGAACCTTGGTTGAGCTATGGTATTTGGATTCCTTTGCCAAATTCTTCGCTCTCGAGGGTGAAACGAGGGTGAACGCTATCGGTACAGTTCACAAATACTTGAGAAGCATAACTTTGAACCACTTTGGTGTCGAGAGCCTTAAAGAATCATTGCTTCCTAAAATCGAAGACATGCTTCACACCAACTTGGCAAAGTGGGCTTCTCAGGGACCTGTTGACGTCAAACAAGTTATCTCTGTC atggttttcaattttactgCAAACAAAATATTTGGTTATGATGCCGAGAACTCAAAAGAGAAGCTCAGTGAGAATTACACGAAGATCTTGAACAGTTTCATCTCCTTGCCTTTGAATATTCCTGGCACTTCGTTCCACAAGTGCATGCAG GACCGAGAGAAGATGTTGAAATTGCTCAAGGATACACTGATGGAGAGGCTCAACGACCCATCAAAGCGTCGGGGagattttcttgatcaagccaTTGATGATATGAAGACTGAGAAGTTCTTGACGGAGGATTTCATCCCCCAACTCATGTTCGGGATCTTGTTTGCCAGCTTTGAATCCATGTCAACCACCCTAACTCTTACATTCAAGTTTCTAACAGAGAACCCTCGAGTAGTTGAGGAATTGAGA GCTGAGCATGAGGCAATTgtgaagaaaagggaaaaccCAAACTCCCGCCTCACATGGGAGGAGTACCGATCAATGACTTTCACACAAATG GTTGTCAACGAAACACTTAGAATTTCCAACATCCCACCTGGTTTGTTCCGAAAGGCACTGAAAGATTTCCAAGTCAAAG GATACACTGTTCCAGCTGGTTGGACAGTAATGCTCGTTACCCCTGCTACTCAATTGAACCCTGATACCTTCAAGGATCCAGTCACATTCAATCCATGGCGCTGGCAG GAACTTGACCAAGTTACCATCTCCAAGAATTTCATGCCATTTGGTGGCGGCACGAGACAATGTGCCGGGGCAGAGTACAGCAAACTGGTCTTGTCGACTTTTCTTCATATCCTGGTCACCAATTACAg CTTTACGAAGATCAGGGGAGGAGACGTCTCTCGGACCCCTATCATTTCATTCGGTGATGGTATCCATATTAAGTTTACAGCCAGAGCATAA
- the LOC7463863 gene encoding beta-amyrin 16-alpha-hydroxylase CYP87D16 isoform X1: MWAIGFLVVALAVVYYTHLISKWRNPKIDGVLPPGSMGWPLIGETLQFIIPGRSIDLHPFVKKRMHKYGPIFKTSLLGKPTVISTDNEVNKYILQHEGTLVELWYLDSFAKFFALEGENRVSAIGEVHRYTRSITLNHFGIESLRESLLPKIENMINTNLAKWATQGPVDMKQAIAVMVFNFTAKEIVFGYDAENSKEKLSENYTRLADSFLSLPLKIPGTIFHKCMQDHKKMMKILKDTLIERLNDPSKRRGDFLDQAIDDLETKKFLTVDFIPQLIFGILFASYESISSTLTLAIKFLSENPQVVEKLTAEHETILKNRENPNSSLAWEEYRSLTYTQMVVNETLRISNLPPGIIRRALKDFQVKGYTIPSGWTVLLATPAIQLNPETFKDPLTFDPCRWKDLDQVTISKNFIPFGGGTRHCAGAEFSKLIMSTFLHVLVTKYTFTKVKGGDVSRNPVMSFGDGIHIKFTAKDE; the protein is encoded by the exons ATGTGGGCAATTGGGTTTCTTGTTGTAGCATTGGCGGTGGTATACTACACACATTTGATTAGCAAATGGAGAAATCCTAAAATTGATGGAGTTCTTCCTCCAGGCTCCATGGGCTGGCCCCTCATTGGAGAAACTCTTCAGTTCATTATTCCTGGAAGATCTATTGATCTTCATCCATTCGTCAAGAAAAGGATGCACAA GTATGGACCGATCTTTAAAACCAGTTTGCTTGGTAAACCTACCGTAATATCCACTGACAATGAAGTGAACAAGTACATCTTGCAACATGAAGGAACTTTGGTTGAGCTATGGTATTTGGATTCCTTTGCCAAGTTTTTCGCACTTGAGGGTGAAAACAGAGTGAGCGCTATCGGTGAAGTTCATAGATACACGAGAAGCATAACGCTGAACCACTTTGGTATTGAGAGCCTCAGGGAATCATTGCTtcctaaaattgaaaatatgatTAACACCAACCTAGCAAAGTGGGCTACTCAGGGACCTGTTGATATGAAACAAGCTATTGCTGTT atggttttcaattttacagCAAAAGAAATAGTATTTGGCTACGATGCTGAAAACTCAAAAGAGAAGCTAAGTGAGAATTACACAAGGCTTGCGGACAGTTTCTTATCCTTGCCCTTGAAAATCCCCGGTACTATCTTCCACAAGTGCATGCAG GACCataagaagatgatgaagatttTGAAGGATACACTGATTGAGAGACTGAACGACCCCTCAAAGCGTCGGGGagattttcttgatcaagccaTTGATGATCTGGAGACAAAGAAATTCCTGACCGTAGATTTCATCCCCCAGCTCATTTTCGGGATATTATTTGCCAGCTACGAATCTATATCATCAACCCTAACTCTTGCAATCAAGTTTCTCTCGGAGAACCCTCAAGTAGTTGAGAAATTAACC GCTGAGCATGAGACTATTCTGAAGAACAGAGAAAATCCAAACTCGAGCCTTGCATGGGAGGAGTACCGATCATTGACTTATACACAGATG GTTGTCAATGAAACGCTTAGAATTTCGAACCTTCCACCTGGTATAATCCGAAGAGCATTGAAAGATTTTCAAGTCAAAG GATACACTATTCCATCTGGCTGGACAGTACTGCTTGCTACCCCTGCTATCCAGCTGAATCCTGAAACATTCAAGGATCCGCTAACATTCGACCCATGCCGCTGGAAG GATCTTGATCAAGTAACTATTTCCAAGAATTTCATCCCATTCGGTGGCGGCACAAGACACTGTGCCGGGGCGGAGTTCAGCAAGCTGATCATGTCTACTTTTCTGCATGTCCTGGTCACCAAATACAC GTTTACTAAAGTGAAGGGAGGAGACGTCTCTCGCAATCCGGTAATGTCATTCGGTGATGGCATCCACATTAAGTTCACAGCCAAGGAtgaatga